One Hordeum vulgare subsp. vulgare chromosome 4H, MorexV3_pseudomolecules_assembly, whole genome shotgun sequence DNA window includes the following coding sequences:
- the LOC123449375 gene encoding 54S ribosomal protein L51, mitochondrial, translating to MALRGVWQLQKLVVNYCDWGGSSRGIRAFMESHLPALKEKNPQLEVVTQLVRGQHPNLKGVYKNHNERVVCVRNLAPEDIMLQASRLRCSLGRKVVKLRTRHVTKRPSVQGTWTTELKM from the exons ATGGCGCTGAGGGGCGTCTGGCAGCTGCAGAAGCTTGTGGTGAACTACTGCGACTGGGGAGGGAGCAGCAGGGGAATCAG GGCTTTTATGGAGTCACATCTTCCAGCTTTAAAGGAAAAGAATCCCCAGTTAGAGGTAGTGACACAGCTTGTCCGTGGTCAGCATCCTAACTTGAAGGGCGTTTACA AAAACCATAACGAGAGAGTGGTTTGTGTTAGAAATTTAGCACCCGAGGACATCATGTTGCAGGCCAGTAGGCTAAGGTGTTCTCTGGgcaggaaagtggtgaagctgagaACGAGACACGTGACGAAACGGCCTAGTGTCCAGGGGACATGGACGACGGAGCTGAAGATGTGA
- the LOC123450716 gene encoding uncharacterized protein LOC123450716: MALCPMRSASHDYRMGPYDPAAGPACHRREIAATQPKAKQSKATNPGQTTNREAARPSLSHPPATANANANAKVFFLPFPPLLSPPNHHGGSPVPSRLAMATSFDRWEKDPFFLAAEEVQESADRMESVYKIWVQERSGGDSALAGEVGAVELRRELHTALGTAKWQLDELERAIRSNDEVVSAGKDTRALHSNFVAAIAYRILEVENNLNASNVAEGRGTLSWIHLDESERDDLAAFLSASPPQHQDKVVTIPSAGDIQVGSNPARVRKNISADSSNDSSGSADLSSARAKEDAHRGHRRSVSASADIGSSPMAFPNEREGAAEQSSLGPHRAPLLNIVKACGLPSALKPKPAIKYKKGAVRWAHADKHDVEEGLPLTNPQLSQGLDGYSERSMSYLNTCDGVTYIKKLYGWFGALRKKLQRSQYQIRYGRPVQLTVFALAVLIIFVFVFKTIW; the protein is encoded by the exons ATGGCTCTGTGTCCCATGCGCTCTGCTTCGCACGACTATCGCATGGGTCCATATGACCCTG CCGCCGGGCCAGCCTGCCACCGCCGCGAAATAGCGGCAACCCAacccaaagcaaagcaaagcaaagcaacaaACCCAGGTCAGACGACCAACAGGGAGGCCGCTCGCCCTTCTCTTTCCCACCCACCGGCCACCGCAAACGCAAACGCAAACGCAAAGGTTTTTTTTCTTCCCTTCCCTCCCCTCCTCTCGCCACCCAACCACCACGGAGGTTCCCCCGTCCCGTCCCGCCTCGCCATGGCCACGTCGTTCGACCGCTGGGAGAAGgaccccttcttcctcgccgCCGAGGAGGTCCAGGAGTCCGCCGATCG GATGGAATCGGTGTACAAGATATGGGTGCAGGAGAGGAGCGGCGGCGATTCGGCCCTCGCCGGGGAGGTCGGCGCCGTCGAGCTGCGACGCGAGCTGCACACCGCGCTCGGCACCGCCAAGTGGCAG CTTGATGAATTGGAGCGGGCAATTAGATCAAACGACGAGGTTGTCTCGGCAGGAAAGGATACGAGAGCACTGCATAGCAACTTTGTTGCGGCGATTGCCTATCGCATATTAGAGGTTGAGAACAACCTGAATGCATCCAATGTCGCGGAGGGGAGGGGCACCCTGAGCTGGATTCATTTGGATGAGAGTGAGCGTGACGACCTTGCGGCTTTCTTATCTGCAAGCCCTCCTCAACATCAAGATAAAGTTGTTACAATCCCATCTGCTGGCGATATTCAAGTGGGCAGCAACCCAGCAAGGGTGAGGAAAAACATTTCAGCTGACAGCTCCAATGATTCATCTGGCTCTGCAGACTTGAGTTCAGCGAGAGCAAAAGAAGATGCACATCGCGGGCACAGGAGGTCAGTAAGTGCCAGTGCTGATATTGGATCGTCGCCTATGGCATTTCCAAACGAACGAGAGGGTGCTGCTGAACAATCGTCTCTTGGCCCACACAGAGCACCTTTGCTGAATATTGTGAAAGCGTGCGGATTGCCGAGTGCCTTGAAACCTAAGCCTGCAATTAAGTACAAAAAAGGAGCTGTGAGGTGGGCTCATGCAGACAAacatgatgttgaagagggattGCCTCTCACAAATCCTCAGTTGAGTCAG GGCTTAGATGGATACTCTGAAAGAAGCATGAGTTACTTAAATACCTGCGATGGGGTTACATACATTAAGAAACTCTATGGTTGGTTTGGAGCACTGCGTAAGAAACTTCAGAGATCGCAGTATCAAATTCGATATGGACGGCCTGTTCAATTGACTGTATTTGCACTTGCTGTTCTCATAATAT TTGTGTTTGTATTCAAGACAATATGGTGA
- the LOC123449376 gene encoding probable E3 ubiquitin-protein ligase RHY1A translates to MTSASELFTARRARAPRLSDPGDPDPDPPADAPLDPHGLAARRRRRGCRARRQLDAAGDVRQHLHTGPPPPRRRGSYTDRILSYIDNSNIGDSAATRNRLDRLMFRTNERLPGAVLQAQARVLERLRGVSIGSSTSRPSITLDEFSATDVFRIIDFGSREAPYETNWPSSSSVQPSSGSDEENLENPLISSTSNRSPGLSKSAFLRLQIEIFEAKKDDNREASPECSICLDGFYDGDELIRLRCGHRFHSTCLEPWVRKCADCPYCRTNIRSRPR, encoded by the exons ATGACGAGCGCCTCCGAGCTCTTCACCGCCCGCCGCGCCCGCGCGCCCCGCCTTTCCGACCCGGGGGACCCCGACCCGGATCCGCCCGCCGACGCGCCCCTCGACCCGCAcggcctcgccgcgcgccgccgccgccggggctGCCGCGCGCGCCGCCAGCTCGACGCCGCCGGGGACGTGCGCCAGCACCTCCACACCGGCCCCCCGCCCCCGCGCCGACGCGGCTCCTACACG GACCGCATCTTATCATACATAGACAATAGCAACATTGGGGATTCTGCAGCTACAAGGAACCGACTTGACAGGCTGATGTTCCGAACAAATGAGCGGCTTCCCGGTGCCGTACTGCAAGCTCAGGCACGTGTTCTAGAGAGACTGAGAGGTGTTTCTATCGGATCATCTACCTCCAGGCCATCCATCACATTGGATGAGTTTTCAGCTACGGACGTGTTTAGGATCATCGACTTCGGAAGCAGAGAAGCCCCATACGAGACCAATTGGCCTAGCTCATCATCTGTCCAGCCAAGCAGCGGGTCGGACGAAGAGAACTTAGAGAATCCACTCATCAGTTCTACTTCCAACAGATCACCTGGACTGAGCAAGTCTGCCTTTCTTCGGCTGCAGATAGAGATCTTTGAGGCTAAGAAAGATGACAACAGGGAGGCATCACCAGAATGCTCGATTTGTCTCGATGGTTTCTACGATGGAGACGAGCTGATCAGGCTGCGCTGCGGGCACAGGTTCCACTCAACTTGCTTGGAGCCATGGGTACGGAAATGCGCAGACTGCCCATATTGTCGAACAAACATACGGTCCCGGCCCCGATGA